Proteins encoded together in one Oxalobacteraceae sp. CFBP 8761 window:
- a CDS encoding amidohydrolase, whose translation MRARLTPLCSLIVLAIAGSLPAHAATLIDNANGYTLNTKGDLVQFTALAFDDAGRIIAVGASADVAAKAPQAKRIDMGGRTLLPGLIDAHGHVFGLGQQLTQLDLFNSTSLAGALKSIGEYAGANPGHAWLRGRGWNQENWKLGRFPTAAELDAVVSDRPVWLERVDGHAGWANSRALALAGITKATPDPVGGKIVRDANGEATGVLVDTAQDLLTKVLPPQTEAESRTILDRALSELARVGLTSVHDAGVDVTQDRLYRAYADAGKLTTRVYGMIGGAGADFDVLAKNGPLNDYGNGMYALRAVKLYSDGALGSRGAALIKPYSDDAHSHGLLFFKSGQMDTMMTKAMRRGYQVNVHAIGDAGNKQILDIYQKEVSATKSSAQRHRIEHAQVVQPGDIPRFKSIGIIPSMQPTHATSDKNMAETRVGPERIKGAYAWRTFLHQGSRIACGSDFPVEAPNPFFGLHAAVTRQDAQGQPVAGWYPNQAMSLKEAFRCFTLDAAYAGHREDSLGSLEAGKLADFIVIDQDLFKMPTYDIHKTGVLETWVAGKQVFKK comes from the coding sequence ATGCGCGCCCGCTTGACCCCCCTTTGTTCCCTGATCGTCCTGGCCATTGCCGGCAGCCTGCCAGCCCACGCCGCGACCCTGATCGACAACGCCAACGGCTATACCCTCAATACCAAGGGTGACCTGGTGCAATTCACCGCGCTCGCGTTTGACGATGCCGGTCGCATCATCGCCGTGGGCGCCAGCGCGGATGTCGCGGCCAAGGCCCCGCAAGCCAAACGCATCGACATGGGTGGCCGCACGCTGCTGCCTGGCCTGATCGACGCCCACGGCCACGTGTTCGGCCTGGGCCAGCAACTGACGCAGCTCGACCTGTTCAACAGCACCTCGCTGGCCGGCGCGCTCAAGTCGATCGGCGAGTACGCAGGTGCCAATCCGGGACACGCATGGCTGCGCGGGCGCGGCTGGAACCAGGAAAACTGGAAGCTGGGGCGCTTCCCCACCGCGGCCGAACTCGACGCCGTCGTCAGCGACCGGCCGGTGTGGCTCGAACGCGTCGACGGCCACGCCGGCTGGGCCAATAGCCGCGCGCTGGCGCTGGCCGGCATCACGAAGGCCACGCCGGATCCGGTCGGCGGCAAGATCGTGCGCGACGCAAATGGCGAAGCGACCGGCGTCCTGGTCGATACGGCGCAAGACTTGCTGACCAAGGTGCTGCCGCCGCAGACCGAAGCCGAATCGCGCACGATCCTCGACCGCGCCCTGAGCGAACTGGCGCGCGTGGGTCTCACCAGCGTGCACGACGCGGGCGTGGACGTGACCCAGGACCGCCTGTACCGCGCCTACGCCGATGCGGGCAAGCTGACGACGCGCGTGTACGGCATGATCGGCGGCGCCGGTGCGGATTTCGATGTGCTGGCCAAGAACGGCCCGCTGAACGACTATGGCAACGGCATGTACGCACTGCGGGCCGTGAAGCTGTATTCGGACGGCGCGCTGGGTAGCCGCGGCGCAGCGCTGATCAAGCCATACAGCGATGACGCGCATTCGCACGGCCTGCTGTTCTTCAAGAGCGGGCAGATGGATACCATGATGACGAAGGCGATGCGCCGCGGTTACCAGGTCAACGTGCATGCGATCGGCGACGCCGGTAACAAGCAGATCCTCGACATCTACCAGAAAGAGGTGTCGGCAACCAAGAGCAGTGCGCAGCGTCACCGCATCGAACACGCGCAAGTCGTGCAGCCGGGCGACATCCCGCGCTTCAAATCGATCGGCATCATCCCGTCGATGCAGCCAACCCACGCGACGTCCGACAAGAACATGGCCGAGACCCGCGTCGGCCCCGAGCGCATCAAGGGCGCGTATGCCTGGCGCACCTTCCTGCACCAGGGTTCGCGCATCGCCTGCGGTTCGGACTTCCCGGTCGAAGCGCCGAACCCGTTCTTCGGCCTGCACGCCGCCGTCACGCGCCAGGATGCGCAGGGCCAACCGGTGGCTGGCTGGTACCCGAACCAGGCGATGTCGCTGAAAGAGGCATTCCGCTGCTTCACGCTCGACGCCGCCTACGCCGGGCACCGCGAAGACAGCCTCGGCTCGCTCGAAGCCGGCAAGCTGGCCGACTTCATCGTGATCGACCAGGACTTGTTCAAGATGCCGACATACGACATCCACAAGACCGGCGTGCTCGAAACCTGGGTGGCAGGCAAACAGGTCTTCAAAAAGTGA
- the trxA gene encoding thioredoxin TrxA, whose translation MSENIKHISDASFESDVLKSELPVLVDFWAEWCGPCKMIAPILEEVAKEYGGKITIAKMDVDANQAVPAQFGIRGIPTLILFKNGEVAAQKVGALAKGQLTAFIDSNI comes from the coding sequence ATGAGCGAAAACATCAAACACATCAGCGATGCATCCTTTGAATCCGACGTGCTCAAATCCGAGCTGCCGGTGCTGGTCGATTTCTGGGCCGAGTGGTGCGGTCCTTGCAAGATGATTGCCCCGATCCTCGAAGAAGTCGCCAAGGAATACGGCGGCAAGATCACGATCGCCAAGATGGACGTCGACGCGAACCAGGCTGTCCCAGCCCAGTTCGGCATCCGCGGCATCCCGACCCTGATCCTGTTCAAGAATGGCGAAGTCGCTGCGCAGAAAGTCGGCGCACTGGCAAAAGGCCAACTTACCGCGTTCATCGACAGCAACATCTGA
- the hutC gene encoding histidine utilization repressor produces the protein MLESRLVRQAVTSENRLDPRTTHDPLQDSPPDKAPIFRQIKDYLVGEIATGRWKEGDLVPSEQALVRLFGVSRMTVNRAVRELTAEHVLVRRQGSGTYVAPQKYQATLVEIRNIADEIRERGKQHTSRVLVLAAGVADDGLAAEFALEAGSTLYHSLIVHFENDVPIQFEDRWVNPTCAPAYLEQDFSSITPNEHLMVSAPLQGATYTIEALPASGDTARHLGIAPGAPCLVLHRRTTSAGRIASVATMWHPGHLTRFTGSV, from the coding sequence ATGCTAGAATCTCGGCTGGTCAGACAGGCCGTCACTTCGGAGAACCGCTTGGACCCAAGGACCACACACGATCCCCTGCAAGACAGCCCCCCGGACAAAGCACCCATTTTCCGGCAAATCAAGGATTACCTGGTCGGCGAAATCGCGACCGGGCGCTGGAAGGAAGGCGACCTGGTGCCGTCCGAACAGGCACTGGTGCGCCTGTTCGGCGTCTCGCGCATGACGGTCAACCGCGCCGTGCGCGAACTCACCGCCGAGCACGTCCTGGTGCGACGCCAGGGCTCGGGCACGTATGTCGCGCCGCAGAAGTACCAGGCCACGCTGGTGGAGATCCGCAACATCGCCGACGAGATCCGCGAACGCGGCAAGCAGCACACCAGCCGCGTGCTGGTGCTGGCGGCCGGCGTGGCGGACGATGGACTGGCGGCCGAATTCGCGCTCGAAGCGGGCAGCACGTTGTACCACTCGCTGATCGTCCACTTCGAGAATGACGTGCCGATCCAGTTTGAAGACCGCTGGGTGAATCCAACCTGTGCCCCGGCCTACCTGGAACAGGATTTTTCCAGCATCACGCCCAATGAACACCTGATGGTGAGCGCGCCGCTACAGGGCGCGACGTATACGATCGAGGCCCTGCCGGCATCGGGTGACACGGCCAGGCATCTTGGCATCGCGCCCGGCGCGCCGTGCCTGGTGCTGCATCGGCGCACGACATCGGCCGGCCGTATTGCCTCGGTGGCCACGATGTGGCATCCGGGCCACCTGACGCGCTTCACGGGCAGCGTGTAG
- a CDS encoding urocanate hydratase yields the protein MSQDASLIDDPRFDPSRVIQAPRGTTLSCKSWLTEAAYRMIQNNLDAEVAENPQRLVVYGGIGRAARNWACYDQILASLRELDDDQTLLIQSGKPVGVFQTHPDGPRVLLANSNLVPKWADWAHFNELDRRGLFMYGQMTAGSWIYIGTQGIVQGTYETFAEAGRQHFGGDMLGRWILTAGLGGMGGAQPLAASFAGAVSLTIECQQSSIDFRLRTRYLDKQARDIDEALAMVQQHTAQREAVSIGLLGNAADVLPELVRRARASGIKPDLVTDQTSAHDLINGYLPSGWSVAEWQAAQRDPRQHARLTRDAAASCAQHVRAILDFKAMGCHAVDYGNNIRQVARDEGVQDAFDFPGFVPAYIRPQFCEGRGPFRWVALSGDPEDIYKTDAKIKELFPHDTRVHRWLDMARDRIAFQGLPARICWLGLGERHLAGLAFNEMVRTGELKAPIVIGRDHLDTGSVASPNRETEAMRDGTDAVSDWPLLNALLNTAGGATWVSLHHGGGVGMGYSQHSGVVIVADGTDAAAKRLARVLVNDCGSGVMRHADAGYDTAIDCARRNGLNLPMIK from the coding sequence ATGTCCCAAGATGCCAGTCTCATCGACGATCCCCGCTTCGACCCCTCGCGCGTGATCCAGGCCCCGCGCGGCACGACGCTCAGTTGCAAGAGCTGGCTGACCGAAGCGGCCTACCGCATGATTCAAAATAACCTGGACGCCGAGGTCGCGGAAAACCCGCAGCGCCTCGTCGTCTACGGCGGCATCGGCCGCGCAGCCCGCAACTGGGCCTGCTACGACCAGATCCTGGCCAGCCTGCGCGAGCTCGATGACGACCAGACCCTGTTGATCCAGTCCGGCAAGCCGGTCGGCGTATTCCAGACCCACCCGGACGGCCCGCGCGTGCTGCTGGCGAATTCCAACCTGGTGCCGAAATGGGCCGACTGGGCCCACTTCAACGAGCTCGATCGCCGCGGCCTGTTCATGTACGGCCAGATGACGGCCGGCAGCTGGATCTACATCGGCACGCAGGGCATCGTGCAGGGCACCTACGAAACCTTTGCCGAAGCAGGGCGCCAGCACTTTGGCGGCGACATGCTGGGGCGCTGGATCCTGACGGCGGGCCTGGGCGGCATGGGCGGCGCGCAGCCGCTGGCGGCGAGCTTCGCCGGCGCCGTGTCGCTCACCATCGAATGCCAGCAAAGCAGCATCGATTTCCGGCTGCGCACGCGCTACCTCGACAAGCAGGCACGCGACATCGACGAGGCGCTGGCGATGGTGCAGCAGCACACGGCGCAGCGCGAGGCGGTCTCCATTGGTCTGCTCGGCAACGCGGCCGACGTGCTGCCGGAACTGGTGCGCCGCGCCCGTGCCAGCGGCATCAAGCCCGACCTGGTGACCGACCAGACCTCGGCCCATGACCTGATCAACGGCTACCTGCCAAGCGGCTGGAGCGTGGCCGAATGGCAGGCCGCGCAGCGCGATCCCCGCCAGCACGCGCGCCTGACGCGCGACGCGGCGGCATCCTGCGCGCAGCACGTGCGCGCCATCCTCGACTTCAAGGCCATGGGCTGCCACGCGGTCGACTATGGCAACAACATCCGTCAGGTGGCCAGGGACGAAGGCGTACAGGATGCGTTCGACTTTCCTGGCTTTGTGCCGGCGTATATCCGGCCGCAGTTCTGCGAAGGGCGCGGGCCATTTCGCTGGGTGGCGCTGTCGGGCGACCCCGAAGACATCTACAAGACGGACGCCAAGATCAAGGAGCTGTTCCCGCACGACACGCGCGTGCACCGCTGGCTCGACATGGCGCGCGACCGCATCGCGTTCCAGGGCCTGCCGGCGCGCATCTGCTGGCTGGGCCTGGGCGAACGCCATCTGGCGGGCCTCGCGTTCAACGAGATGGTGCGCACGGGCGAACTAAAGGCGCCGATCGTCATCGGGCGCGATCACCTCGACACCGGCTCGGTCGCCAGCCCGAATCGCGAAACCGAAGCGATGCGCGACGGGACCGATGCGGTGTCTGACTGGCCGCTGCTGAACGCGTTACTGAATACGGCCGGCGGCGCCACCTGGGTCTCGCTGCACCATGGCGGCGGCGTCGGCATGGGCTATTCGCAGCACTCCGGCGTCGTCATCGTGGCCGACGGCACCGACGCCGCCGCCAAGCGCCTGGCGCGCGTGCTGGTCAACGACTGCGGCTCGGGCGTCATGCGCCACGCCGACGCCGGCTACGACACCGCCATCGACTGCGCCCGGCGCAATGGCCTCAATCTTCCGATGATCAAATAA
- a CDS encoding HutD family protein translates to MTVLIPFAGLAPVPWKNGGGNTTEIAIGPLDAGFDDFDWRVSLATIAEDGAFSQFEGVDRTLALVDGHGMTLQIDGEPTLITHAEPVVAFDGSSEVRAKLNRGPTTDFNVMSRSERCYHQFGRRRLSGDSTFIARAEITVLFLAEGDSLQLASDSERIGLVRYDAVVLDQGTVWTLEAGQATIYIVDVHYYSDEDDDDDAGMYD, encoded by the coding sequence ATGACTGTCTTGATTCCGTTTGCAGGCCTGGCCCCGGTACCGTGGAAGAACGGCGGCGGCAACACGACCGAGATCGCGATCGGCCCGCTCGACGCCGGCTTCGACGATTTCGACTGGCGCGTCAGCCTCGCCACCATCGCCGAAGACGGCGCGTTCTCGCAGTTCGAGGGTGTCGACCGCACGCTGGCGCTGGTCGACGGCCACGGCATGACCTTGCAGATCGATGGCGAGCCGACCCTGATCACGCATGCCGAGCCGGTCGTCGCGTTCGACGGCAGCTCTGAAGTGCGGGCCAAGCTCAATCGCGGGCCGACGACCGACTTCAATGTCATGTCGCGCAGCGAGCGCTGTTATCACCAGTTCGGCCGGCGGCGCCTGAGCGGCGATTCGACCTTCATTGCGCGCGCCGAAATCACGGTGCTGTTTTTGGCCGAAGGCGACAGCCTGCAGCTGGCCAGCGACAGCGAGCGCATTGGCCTCGTGCGCTACGACGCTGTGGTGCTCGATCAGGGCACCGTGTGGACGCTCGAGGCGGGGCAGGCCACCATCTATATCGTCGACGTCCACTATTATTCCGACGAGGATGATGACGACGACGCGGGGATGTATGACTGA
- a CDS encoding response regulator: MPSPAANAPAPEAPLHVLVLDDDPLLLEMMREMLAACGPNTVVLETEARNALQHLAQSMPDVLICDLMMPEMDGIEFLQAAAAQGYQGKVILISALEDGVREAAGELARALGLQVVGSFRKPLEQNQLRAALAC; encoded by the coding sequence ATGCCATCGCCAGCCGCCAACGCGCCAGCCCCGGAAGCGCCCTTGCATGTGCTGGTGCTCGACGACGATCCGCTGCTGCTGGAAATGATGCGGGAAATGCTGGCCGCATGCGGGCCGAATACGGTCGTGCTCGAGACCGAGGCGCGCAACGCACTGCAGCACCTCGCCCAATCCATGCCCGATGTCCTGATCTGCGACCTGATGATGCCGGAAATGGACGGTATCGAATTCCTCCAAGCCGCTGCGGCGCAAGGGTATCAGGGCAAGGTGATCCTGATTTCGGCGCTTGAAGACGGCGTGCGCGAAGCGGCTGGCGAACTGGCGCGTGCACTGGGGCTGCAAGTCGTCGGTTCATTTCGCAAGCCGCTCGAACAAAACCAGTTGCGCGCAGCGCTGGCCTGTTGA
- the hutH gene encoding histidine ammonia-lyase gives MNEFTLQPGQLTLGDLRAAWSAHAPLTLASAAWRDIAASSAAVAAIVAKGDPAYGINTGFGILAKAHIPVEQLATLQRNLILSHAVGTGPLIDDHIVRLILLTKIGSLARGYSGVRPLIVETLIALYNANIMPAIPAQGSVGASGDLAPLAHMTLAMLGVGQVRHNGVLVDAVDALAAAGIEPVVLGAKEGLALINGTQVSTALALHGLFLAERLLEAALVTGALSVDAARGSDAPFDARIHAVRGQPGQIAAAAIYRELVAGSAIRASHLVGDERVQDPYSLRCQPQVMGAVMDLIGNAGRTLLIEANAVTDNPLLFTDGEAGSVILSGGNFHAEPVAFAADSLALAIAEIGALAERRIALLIDANLSGLPAFLVREPGLNSGFMIAHVTAAALASENKSLAHPASVDSLPTSANQEDHVSMATFAARRLHQMAHNTCVIVGIELLAACQGIEFHRPLRSSQTLESVHAQLREQVAPYDADRFFAPDIEAARTMVWQGALSASCKTLFSALHP, from the coding sequence ATGAACGAATTCACTCTGCAACCCGGCCAGCTGACCCTGGGCGACCTGCGCGCCGCCTGGAGCGCGCACGCACCATTGACCCTGGCCAGCGCGGCCTGGCGCGACATCGCCGCATCCAGCGCGGCCGTCGCCGCCATCGTCGCCAAGGGTGATCCGGCCTACGGCATCAACACGGGCTTCGGTATCCTGGCCAAGGCCCATATCCCGGTCGAGCAACTGGCCACGCTGCAGCGCAACCTGATCCTGTCGCATGCGGTGGGTACGGGGCCGCTGATCGACGACCATATTGTCCGCCTGATCCTGCTGACCAAGATCGGCAGCCTGGCGCGCGGCTACTCGGGCGTGCGCCCGCTGATCGTCGAGACGCTGATTGCGCTGTACAACGCCAACATCATGCCGGCCATTCCCGCGCAGGGTTCGGTCGGCGCGTCGGGCGACCTGGCGCCGCTGGCGCACATGACGCTGGCCATGCTGGGCGTGGGCCAGGTGCGCCACAACGGTGTGCTGGTCGACGCGGTCGATGCGCTGGCGGCAGCCGGCATCGAGCCGGTCGTGCTGGGCGCAAAAGAAGGCCTGGCGCTGATCAACGGCACGCAGGTCTCGACCGCACTGGCGCTGCACGGCCTGTTCCTGGCCGAGCGCCTGCTCGAAGCGGCGCTGGTCACCGGCGCACTGTCGGTCGACGCCGCGCGTGGCAGCGACGCGCCGTTCGACGCCCGCATCCACGCCGTGCGCGGGCAGCCGGGCCAGATCGCGGCAGCGGCCATCTACCGCGAGCTGGTGGCCGGCAGCGCGATCCGCGCCTCGCACCTGGTGGGCGACGAACGCGTGCAGGATCCGTACAGCCTGCGTTGCCAGCCGCAGGTGATGGGCGCCGTGATGGACCTGATCGGCAATGCCGGCCGCACGCTGCTGATCGAGGCGAATGCCGTCACCGACAATCCGCTGCTGTTCACCGACGGCGAGGCGGGCAGCGTCATCCTGTCGGGCGGGAATTTCCACGCCGAGCCGGTGGCGTTTGCCGCCGATTCGCTGGCGCTGGCCATCGCGGAGATCGGCGCCCTGGCCGAACGCCGTATCGCGCTGCTGATCGACGCCAACCTGTCCGGCCTGCCGGCGTTCCTCGTGCGCGAGCCAGGCCTGAATTCCGGCTTCATGATCGCCCACGTGACGGCAGCAGCGCTGGCGTCCGAAAACAAGTCGCTGGCCCATCCCGCCAGCGTCGACAGTCTGCCGACGTCAGCCAACCAGGAAGACCACGTCAGCATGGCCACCTTCGCGGCGCGCCGTCTTCACCAGATGGCGCACAATACCTGCGTGATCGTCGGCATCGAACTGCTGGCCGCGTGCCAGGGCATCGAGTTCCACCGGCCGCTGCGCAGTTCGCAGACGCTGGAATCGGTCCATGCGCAGTTGCGCGAGCAGGTCGCGCCGTACGATGCCGACCGCTTCTTCGCGCCGGACATCGAGGCGGCGCGCACGATGGTGTGGCAGGGCGCGTTGTCGGCCTCGTGCAAGACGCTGTTCTCGGCGCTGCATCCATAA
- the ada gene encoding bifunctional DNA-binding transcriptional regulator/O6-methylguanine-DNA methyltransferase Ada, producing the protein MNMTIPTDANADAGADSADLRWAAVQQRDPAFDGRFVYSVRTTGVYCRPSCPSRAARRANVAFHADPNAAEAAGFRPCLRCAPHLPPLAERQREAVARVCRLIDAADEAPDLDSLAQAAGMSRFHFHRVFKAQTGITPKAYAAARRGERVRRGLAQGAPVLDALFDAGYGSSTRFYAGAQAVLGMAPAHYRAGGRGETIRFAIGQCSLGAILVAATERGICAILIGDAPAPLLDDLQARFPQAALEGADAAFGQTVAQVIALVEAPRIGFELPLDVRGTAFQQRVWQALRSIPAGRTVSYAELAVIVGVAGGARAVAGACAANPVAVAIPCHRVVRTGGALSGYRWGIERKRTLLEREQEQVASNPD; encoded by the coding sequence ATGAACATGACCATTCCCACCGATGCCAATGCCGATGCCGGCGCCGACAGCGCCGATCTGCGCTGGGCCGCTGTGCAGCAGCGCGACCCGGCCTTCGACGGCCGCTTCGTGTACTCGGTGCGCACCACCGGCGTGTATTGCCGGCCGTCGTGTCCATCGCGCGCGGCGCGGCGCGCCAACGTGGCCTTTCATGCGGACCCAAATGCCGCCGAAGCGGCCGGCTTTCGGCCCTGCCTGCGCTGCGCGCCGCATTTGCCGCCGCTCGCCGAGCGCCAGCGCGAGGCCGTCGCGCGGGTCTGCCGCCTGATCGATGCCGCCGACGAAGCGCCGGATCTCGACAGCCTGGCGCAGGCCGCCGGCATGAGCCGCTTTCACTTTCACCGTGTGTTCAAGGCGCAGACGGGGATCACGCCAAAAGCGTATGCGGCCGCGCGGCGCGGCGAGCGCGTACGGCGCGGGCTGGCGCAGGGCGCGCCGGTGCTCGATGCGCTGTTCGATGCCGGCTACGGCTCGAGCACGCGCTTTTATGCGGGCGCGCAGGCGGTGCTGGGCATGGCGCCGGCGCACTACCGGGCCGGCGGGCGCGGCGAGACGATCCGCTTCGCCATCGGGCAGTGCTCGCTGGGCGCGATCCTGGTGGCGGCGACCGAGCGCGGGATCTGCGCGATCCTGATCGGCGACGCACCGGCGCCGCTGCTGGACGATCTGCAGGCGCGCTTTCCGCAGGCCGCGCTGGAAGGCGCCGACGCTGCGTTCGGGCAGACCGTGGCGCAGGTCATCGCGCTGGTCGAAGCGCCGCGCATCGGTTTCGAACTGCCACTGGACGTGCGCGGCACCGCATTCCAGCAACGTGTGTGGCAGGCGCTGCGCAGCATCCCCGCCGGCCGCACGGTCAGCTACGCCGAGCTGGCTGTCATCGTCGGTGTGGCCGGCGGCGCGCGCGCCGTGGCCGGGGCCTGCGCCGCCAATCCGGTGGCGGTCGCGATTCCCTGCCACCGCGTGGTGCGCACGGGCGGGGCACTGTCGGGTTATCGCTGGGGGATCGAGCGCAAGCGCACGCTGCTCGAACGGGAACAGGAGCAGGTAGCATCCAACCCGGATTGA
- a CDS encoding formimidoylglutamate deiminase, with amino-acid sequence MTALFARHALLSQGWQRDVLLEWDSAGDLTQVAPGARPPLNVARAEYVLPGMVNLHSHAFQRALGGLTETGSEGPDSFWTWRDLMYRFAARITPEGIEAIAAQLFAECLRHGYTSVCEFHYLQRAVDGASYARPAETAERVAAAAQLAGMGVTLLPVLYSHAGFGAQPLTPGQARFRTDVDDVLGIVESLAPLRGGQLEVGAAPHSLRAAGIDAIRALAAGLPPARPLHIHIAEQEAEVAQCIAHTGRRPVAYLLDQLAPDERWCLVHATHLDAVEITGLAASGAVAGLCPTTEANLGDGLFPLAPYIAAGGRFGIGSDSHVSQSPVEELRWLEYGQRLQHRQRNVAHVPAQRSVGDFLWQAALIGGAQATGRRVGALEAGRRADLLVLDAQHPNLDGVDHAEVLGRMVFCGNDNLVRDVLCGGRWVVQAGRHRAQEAIASRYRQALRDLRS; translated from the coding sequence ATGACAGCGCTGTTCGCGCGCCACGCGCTGCTGTCGCAGGGCTGGCAGCGTGACGTGCTGCTCGAATGGGACAGCGCGGGTGACCTGACGCAGGTTGCCCCCGGCGCGCGCCCACCACTGAACGTGGCGCGTGCCGAGTACGTGCTGCCGGGGATGGTCAACCTGCACTCGCACGCGTTCCAGCGCGCGCTGGGCGGCCTGACCGAAACGGGCAGTGAAGGGCCGGACAGCTTCTGGACCTGGCGCGACCTGATGTACCGCTTCGCCGCGCGCATCACGCCGGAGGGGATCGAAGCCATTGCCGCGCAGCTGTTCGCCGAGTGCCTGCGCCATGGCTACACGTCGGTCTGCGAATTTCACTACCTGCAGCGCGCGGTCGATGGCGCCAGCTATGCGCGGCCCGCCGAAACCGCCGAGCGTGTGGCCGCGGCCGCGCAACTGGCCGGCATGGGCGTGACGCTGCTGCCGGTGCTGTACAGCCACGCCGGGTTTGGCGCGCAGCCGCTTACACCGGGCCAGGCGCGCTTTCGCACCGACGTCGACGATGTGCTGGGCATCGTCGAATCACTGGCGCCGCTGCGGGGTGGCCAGCTCGAAGTGGGCGCGGCGCCGCACTCGCTGCGCGCGGCCGGCATCGATGCGATCCGCGCGCTGGCGGCCGGCTTGCCTCCCGCGCGGCCACTGCACATCCACATCGCCGAGCAAGAGGCCGAGGTGGCCCAGTGCATCGCGCACACAGGCCGGCGGCCCGTTGCCTACCTGCTCGACCAGCTCGCGCCTGATGAGCGCTGGTGCCTCGTGCATGCCACGCACCTGGACGCGGTGGAAATCACAGGGCTGGCAGCCAGCGGCGCCGTCGCCGGCCTGTGTCCGACCACCGAGGCGAATCTGGGCGACGGCCTGTTTCCGCTGGCGCCGTACATCGCCGCCGGCGGGCGCTTCGGCATCGGCAGCGACAGCCATGTCTCGCAGAGTCCCGTCGAAGAATTGCGCTGGCTCGAATACGGCCAGCGCCTGCAGCACCGGCAGCGCAATGTGGCGCACGTGCCAGCGCAGCGCAGCGTCGGCGACTTTTTGTGGCAAGCTGCGTTGATTGGTGGCGCGCAGGCCACTGGCCGGCGCGTCGGTGCACTGGAAGCAGGGCGGCGCGCCGATCTGCTGGTGCTGGATGCGCAGCATCCGAACCTCGACGGCGTTGACCACGCCGAGGTCCTTGGTCGCATGGTATTTTGCGGTAACGATAACCTCGTGCGCGACGTGCTGTGCGGCGGCCGCTGGGTCGTGCAGGCCGGCCGCCATCGGGCGCAGGAGGCGATTGCTTCGCGCTACCGCCAGGCGCTCCGGGATTTGCGTTCTTAG
- the hutG gene encoding N-formylglutamate deformylase, producing MEFRFKAGRLPMLVSMPHAGTDIPDEVAHTLAPCAAARADTDWHLPELYGFLEEMGISTISARWSRYLIDLNRPPENTNLYPGLDTTGLCPLDTFGRERLYRDGMEPDGAEVQRRLARYWQPYHAQLRAELDRLKMAHGRVVLWDAHSIASVVPRFFEGTLPDLNFGTAEGTSCAPGLEAAVLGVARAQERFSIALNGRFKGGHITRHYGQPASGVHAIQLEKCQYLYMNEAPPFAYRPAVAATLQPLLRDMVKAAVDWVRP from the coding sequence ATGGAATTCCGCTTCAAGGCAGGCAGGCTTCCCATGCTGGTATCGATGCCGCATGCGGGCACCGATATTCCCGACGAGGTAGCGCACACGCTGGCGCCGTGCGCCGCGGCGCGCGCCGACACCGACTGGCATTTGCCCGAGCTGTACGGTTTTCTGGAAGAGATGGGTATCTCGACCATCTCGGCGCGCTGGTCGCGTTACCTGATCGACCTGAATCGGCCGCCCGAAAACACCAACCTGTATCCGGGCCTGGACACCACTGGCCTGTGCCCGCTCGACACGTTCGGACGCGAGCGCCTGTACCGCGATGGGATGGAGCCCGACGGGGCCGAGGTGCAGCGGCGCCTGGCGCGCTACTGGCAGCCGTACCACGCGCAGTTGCGCGCGGAGCTCGACCGCCTGAAGATGGCGCACGGGCGCGTGGTGCTGTGGGATGCGCATTCCATCGCCTCCGTCGTGCCGCGCTTTTTCGAGGGCACGCTGCCCGACCTGAACTTCGGCACGGCCGAAGGCACGTCCTGCGCCCCGGGCCTCGAAGCCGCGGTGCTGGGCGTGGCGCGCGCGCAGGAGCGCTTCTCGATCGCGCTCAATGGCCGCTTCAAGGGCGGCCACATCACGCGCCACTACGGCCAGCCGGCATCGGGCGTGCATGCAATCCAGCTCGAGAAATGCCAGTACCTGTACATGAACGAAGCACCGCCGTTCGCGTACCGGCCAGCGGTCGCCGCGACGCTGCAGCCGCTGCTGCGCGACATGGTCAAGGCCGCCGTCGACTGGGTGCGCCCATGA